A region of the Carya illinoinensis cultivar Pawnee chromosome 16, C.illinoinensisPawnee_v1, whole genome shotgun sequence genome:
GCTAAACCATTCTGTTGAGGGGTTTCCCTCACTGTCTTATACCTAAGAATTCCTTCCTTTTGATAGTACAGGTTAAATTCATTGGATAGAAACTCTAGGCCATTATTAGTCCTTAATATCTTCAGTTTTCTACTTACTTGATTTTTCACTAGGGACTTCCACTCCTTGAATTTTTCAAGCGTGTCACTCTTGTTCTTAAGGATATAAATCCAGACCTTCTTAGAGTAATCATCCACCAAGGAGAGGAAATAACTCTCTCCACTGTGTGAACTTACTCTTGCAGGTACCCAGAGGTCAGAATGGACATAGTCTAAGGTTTGTTTAGTGTTATGGATTGCTGACTTAAAACTGACCCTCTTTGCCTTCCTATAGATACAATCTTCACAGAAAGGTAAATTCCCTAGGTTCTGGACACTCAGCAACCCTTATTTTTGCAATTCTTAAAGGCCCCTTCGACTTACATGTCCAAGCCTCCCATGCCATACCACAGATTTATTCTCTATAGTGTTCTATATAGTAGATGCCTCCCCAACTACAGTTTTTCCAAGTAGTGTGTACAACCCATTTTTAATTACCCCTTTCATAATGACTAAGGAACCTTTAGCAACCCTAAGAACCCATGCCTCAGATTTGAAGGTGCATCTTGATAAATCACGCATGCCAAGAGAAATTAGATTTCTCTTTAACTCAGGTATAAACTTGACCTCCCTCAAAACTCTTTCAATACCATCATGCATTTTAAGTCTAACTTGACCCTATACCTATGATTTTGCAGAACTTATTATTTTTCAGGACTAATGTCCCCCGTTTAAGTCAGAGAATATTTCAAACCAATCTCTGATTGGGCACATATGAAAAGAACAGCCAGAGTCCATTATCCATTCTGATTTTGAATCAACTTCACTTACAGTGAGTACCTCAGCACTCTCATATCCCTCTAATACCACAGAGACATCCCATGCCTCTATGGGTTTATTCCCTAGGTAGTCTTTCTTTTAGGGCAATCTTTCTAGAAATGCCCTTCCTTGTGAcactgaaaatatttaaaatgttttccTTTTGACTTAGACCTAGACTTCTTGTTTgcccctcttctctctcttttctattcTACCCCTAACAAACAAACCTTCCCCATGATTTTGTTTGGTGTCACCTTTGTTATGTAATTCCCTAGTATGAAGTATAGATTGTACTTCATCTAGAGTAAGTGAGTCTCTATCATACATCATGGTTTCTTTTAGACTTATGTATAAGTCTAAAGAACTCATCAAGAGGATGGCCTAATATCCTCCACCTTAATGTCTATATTTGCTAGGTCTAGgataattttattaaactcatccAGATACTGCCCTATTAGAGTCCCAGGGGTCATCCGAAAAGTATAAAGCTTGGTTTTCTTGTGAAGTCTATTAGCTAGGGATTTATTCATATACAGGTTTTCTAATTTCAGCCATATACCCGCAGCAATGTCCTCATTAGCCACTTCTCTCAGGACTTTATCCGCAAGAGAGAGGATTATGGCACTGTGAAATTTTTGGAGAATGTCCTTATGGATAGCctccttttcttcctctttcgaAGAAGAACCTTTTTTTTCACACCAAGGAGGGCATCCTACAATCCATGTTTGACTAGCAGTGCCCTCATCTTGATCCTCCATAAGCCGAAGTCATTATCCCCAATAAACTTCTCTATATCAAACTTCATGGTTCCCATCGAACCTGGGCTCTAGATACCACTTGTTAGAAAAAATACCCTATTTCCTCTTTTGaaaacaaaacttaaaaccagtttaatatatatacaaaaaaccTCTTCAAGAACCAACGAGTTTAACAAGAAACcagaatacaaaataaaataagaaaatagcaAGAATATAAACAATGATcaaataaagaacaagaaatcaaagaaaaataaaagtaaagaaaGATCACAACTGATTTACGTGGTTCAACCCTAATGGTTTACGTCCACGGCAAGAATGGCCTTAGAGCTTTATTGATGATCAACATCcttcacagagaagcctcagaaACAACTAGATTACTTAGCCCTTATCTCACAAACCAGAAATCGCACAGATTTCTCTCTCAGTGAAAACCCTAAACAAGCCCTAATTTTTCCCCTCTCTCAAGCTTTCTGTCGAAGCCTTTTGAATACCCAGATGGAATGAATCAAATGAAATTAGGTTTACAACAGATAAGTACATATTTATACAACATTACAGATGCCAACACGTGTCACCATTTTGCGAACACTTGAAATTTATTCTGATGCAGCTTACAAGTCACAAGCCCTTCACGTGATCAACTTGTTGAATCTTCACTATAAATCAAGGGTCcagatttatttacttattcACATAAGAAAGAAAGACTATTAGAAAAGCAACAATAATAATTGTATTGACACACCAATTTACATATTTCATGTATGATTTCCACATAccagtatataaaatttttaaatcttatcGACTAATTATTTACAtaggtatatgtatatgtttatcaatatatgagtaAGCTTTAATTGAGTGGAACTAATGAGTCAACTCGGACATAAACGAATGGGTTTTAATGATCCTTAGCCAAGTCAAGTTGAGTTTAATCGGGTATATATCATTTACTAACCGAGCAGATATTTGCTTTCATAGACAAAcctttttttgacaagtaaagtTTGATTCGAGTTTAACTGAGCGAGTACTAAGCAAGCTCTCGAACAGACTGATTCATTTACAGCCTTATCACCAGTAGTCATGCCCTCTATATACTCTGTTTAATCGTCTATCTTGCACATGCTCTTTATTTAGATTTGAATTGATGAATCTGTTAATTAATTGTTTGTATATCAGATGCATAAACATGGAACTTTCATGATCATTTTTGTATCGACATAATCAGGTTGATATCACCCAAAAACTATGTGTATAaggttttccttttctttgagaaaatttaaaaattaagatcttaaatattttatggttgacCTTCAAGAAATTATTGAAGTAAAATCCCAACACTTAGGTTCTGGTGTTTGTGAGGAAGACATCAGTATTGTTTGTAGTGTCCAAGAAATGGAACCTGACAAAAGTTGGCTCTTTGCCTAGCTTAAGGCGATGAGATGTGAATTGGGAAGGAATTAATATCCCCCCACCTTCATATGGGAAATATGCTTACCTCCTCAGGTCTTCTTACTTGGTCTACCTCCTCAAATCTACCTAATCGGTCCTCTTTCTGGGGCCTGTCTGTCATGAGCTACCTCCTCGATCTAGAGTTGCTTGTCTACTTCCTCTAGTCTACCTCCCCGGCATAGCTGCTTCGGTTTACCTCTATAGTCCACCTGCTTTGGCCTACCTCCTCTGGTCTACCTTGCTCGTAAAGTTTCATCTGGTCTACTTCCTTTGGTTTATAATAACAACAGTGCTATTAAACCCCAACACTTCCTTTGGCACCTGGAAGGCTGGAACTCCGAGAATATTTGTGTCATGGTCCAAAATCTGGATAACTCCAAAAGAGCCTGGCAATCTTGCATGCTGAGGGTTGTATTCATAGcatgttgtaaaaatatttCGTCTTTTTGCTTTTTTCAGAGACAATTATCATATCTAAATAATGGTTACGCATGCTAGAAGATGTAATCAACATGTTCAAATTCCCAACAAGAAACAAATGTTCATCAGAAACATCGAGTAGCTTTCCATTACTGAACAAATTCGAAGTACAACAATGCCCTATTTTGCACAggttattcttctttttctgctAAGAAAGACTCAATAGTCTCCCACAAGAAGAAATTCTAACATCTTACAATCATATCTTACACGTATGGGATCTATGAGAAAGCTTCCATAGCAGAGAAAAAATTGCAATTTGCTTTCATAACAAACAAGCTTTCAATATTTCTAAGTCTGGTTCAATTTACAGGACCCCCTTCATTGGATATCTTCTGTCGGCGTAAAACAGCATTTTCCCCACCAGGTACTCCTCATCAGATCAGTCAGCAGACCACATATCATTAGATGGCTTTGGACCACATATCAAAGGAGATTGGAAAAGGTTGCTGTTTGGGAGTGCTGTTGAGCAGCCAGGCAGGCAATTGTGCAGTCCCCAGTATTATCAACAAAAGGCAACAAACACTCACCTCTTCAGCTAATGTTCATCTTGCCTCTCTAGGTCTAGCATTTCAATTGGTTCAGGGAAAATTTCACTggataaccttttatttgaagatGAGTGATCATGTCCGCCACTTCCATGAGAATTTACTCTCCCAGACTGTCTCGAGCCACTGGTACCAGTATGGCCGGGATTGGTGGCACCGTCTGATGAGCTGTGCTGCCAGCTACCAAAGAAGGCAAAACTCCAAGAGCTCGATGACATTGTTCGCATCCTCACAGAGGTAAAACTCTCCTCCCTGACCACCTTCACAGGGTTTTCCAATGCTTTGAGGACATGTTTCATTGGGGGGCGCTTGGAAGGCTTGGGGTTGAGGCATGACCTGGCCACAATTGCCATAGCCCATACCTCTTCCAATAGATCCTCATCTATGATCAGAGATGGGTCAATAATTGTAGTTACCAGTTCCTTGTCAGATGAGCTGATGTAAGGAAGCATTTGTTCCAGCCACTCTCTTGTAGCATCATCATCTGATTTGCTGATGCCAAGCTTACCCGTTACAAGCTCAAGCAAGACTTTCCCAAAACAGTAAACATCATGGGCACAAGTTGCTGATGATGAGCCTGTCGATTGCCAAAGAAATGGGAAAAAACACTTGTaagttctcttttcttttccaaatattACATAGTTGAAAGATAGAAAAATATCTGAAATGGCACATTTATAAGACGTCTTAATCCCGCCccgtggggggggggggggggggggggctaccACTGGGTCCCCCAATACTTTTTTATGATTCTTATAGAGTCATCATTGTTTTTTCATGAAGTGACCTAATTTTTTAGCCTTCTAAATATTAGCCTCGAAATGACTATACAACTAACAAGATAGCTTTCCatgtgaaaattatgaaaactagATTGCGTACTAGAATGGAAGATGGGTTTCTAGTAAATCAGTTTATAGCTTATATTGAGAAAGAAATTGCTAAGAATTTCAAAATCGAGATGATcatgtataaattttattccATGAAAGGTCATCATTGGGcataatttgaagaaaatcttgagctgcctgttaaaatattttccgTTTATGTCTATAGCAAACTTGGAAACTTTAGTATTGAAAGAAAAGTTTTACATAAATACACACATTACACTACACAGAGCCACAGAGGGAGATTATGTATAATTACATGCTTAGGCAGGTTGGCCCCCCAATAAAATATTGAGTTTTGCTAGGCACAAGCAGATTTTGTGTACCAATTCGTGCActgatgacttttttttttatttccgtGAAAATTATTTCCGTTTTCAATTCACACCGTTTTATTAAACATATACCTTACATATCAATATCGGTGTGCAAATTGGTACACAAAGTATGCTTGCAAGAAGATTTTTCCTAAAATATTTGTAACTCTGAGTCTCTGCCCCTATACATAGCCCAATATCCACAGGAACGAGTAGGTCAAGATGATCAACCAAAGAGGAAGCGGGTCTAATTATATTTCTGTATGTTAAAATaggaaaaggaaataaattgCATCCAGAAAATATAAGTGAATACACGTACCAGAAGGACCTTGTTCAGAAATTCTGCACAGGACCAAAGAGGAATAATGTTACAACAATGAACAgaattcaaaacaaaagaaacatatttaaccatggaaagaaaagtaacaaaaatgaaaattcaaacagaaaaaagattcaattagatTCCCAACTAATTAGCAAGTCGTTTGGATTaaacattcttttttttaagtaattcaTTTCATGGCGCCAAGTGATCAAAGTATTTGCATCTCTATATAGAATTACAGTACATGCAGGTTATCAAACTGCCTGCAACAAAGTGAGAAGATGAATGGATTCAGTCCCACCCCTGCTTTTCTATAGACACATTTTACAGATACAATATGTTATTAAATATTGTCATTATCTTATTATGATTAATTATCTTCTCAAAGTTTTTAAGACAAAATTTTTCTACATCAACCAAATCTCAAGACATGCCAACTTGTGCAGCCAATGACACTCTTCCAGAGCATATTTATACCAGGTTATAAATCTCAACATATGTTCGAAGGAAGAgaagattcatatttttttccttttgtactTTTTTGTGAGGGGGGTCTTGCAGGTGCAATGCACAGCTTGAATCATGCAAGGAAATTCATATGCAAGTGAAAATGCAAGGAAAATATTAAGTTCATAGTACGTACTGGGGCTTCCGCCAGAACCTTGCGAGCACATTGTGGCGAGAATCTCCTTCCTGGACATGAACCTCGCTCAAACTTCCAAGTCTCACTTCAAATTTATCATCAAGAAGTATACTGCTTGCTTGAATATCTCTTCAACAACCAAAAATATGATTGGAGTTAGTATTTCCACCACTGGGTATAATGCTTCCAGATAAATCTAGAATAAAAAGACAAGCTTAAAAAGGAATTTATACTATATCAAAAATCAAAACGTGTCTGGAATTTACTGAAATGCAAGCATGTTAAAATTATCAATGATAATATTGTTAATCGAAATTGCCTAATTGAAAGCACATGAAAAGGATCACCACGAACTCATGTTAGAATTCTGATGAAGTAAAGACATCTTCACCAGCATATATTGCTAAAACTATATGCATCACAAGGCACTAAAGGTctaatataaaatcattttttagggCTCCATGTGGAAAAGCAACTGTCACGTGCAAAATAAGAAAACAGCAATTAACAATTCAAATCTTCGGACCTTGTCATTGATCATTAAGACAGCATCCCTATTATATTCAGCAATGTCATTTGTATGTACGAAGAGAGAACAATGATACCCATAAGCAAGTTCAATGATACCTGTGAATAATGGGAGGGGTGCATTCATGTAGGTAAGCTAGGCCTTCGGCAGCTCCTGTTGCAATTTTCAACCTTGTAATCCAATCCAGAGACTGGAGCTTTTCTTCCTTGGAATTTGTAACTCTGTGCAACGAATTTGCCAAGTCTCCATTTGGCATATCTTTGTAAACCAAAAGCTTCTCATTTTCATGCTCCAAGCAGTGCCCCAATAGTGGGACCAACCTAGTATGTGCaaccttgctgaagaactccaaCTCAATCATGTATGATTCTTTCTTAAAGGAACGCAAATCTACTCTTTTGATGACTACAGGGACCCCACCAACCAAAAACCCGTGGAAAAGGTCTCCAGAGTGGCCATGTTTAATAAGATTTGCTTCACTAAAATCATCAGTGAAGAGCAGCATGTTCTCATACGTAAATGATTCTCCCAGACATATCATAGAGACAGGATCCTTGGGTAGCGAAGGCAAGTCTCCTTCTGTCACAGACCCTACATTTGCAGTCCCTCTTTGATTTTCGACGCCTTTATCACACGTTCTTAGGATAAGTACCGTAACAAATACTAAAAGCACTATAAAACCAATCCCACCAAATAAACCCACCCTTATGTATATCGATCTTTTGTTTGGCTTTGAAGTTTCTGGGGCTTCAAAACTCAAGCCTCTCTCATTATAAAACTGTCTACACTCCTCCAAACTCCTCTGCCCCGGCACCTGAAGACAATTTCCATCCAGAGTAGCTTTGGTTTGACTGGCATCAAGTACCATGCCTTGGAAATAGTTATCTGACAAATCAACTAAACGAAACTTTCTAAGAGACGATAAGTTTAGAGATCCATACAATTGATTGTTTGAGAGATTGAACACGGCATCTGTGGCTTTAATGTTTGAACTAAGACTCATAAACAAATCATCCGGCAATGGACCTTCCAGAACATTATGCTCAACATTCATCCTCCGCAGACTTCTCAACCCTCTCAAGTCCACGGGCAATGACCCGGATAAAGAATTCTTACTAAGATCAAGTTCTACCAATTGAGAAAGGCCGCCCAATTGAAGGGGTATTGAAGAAGCGAAACTATTATCAGAAAGGTTCAAGTATTGAAGATTAGAAAGTTTACCCAGACCAGCTGGAATCGACCCAGATAAGTAATTTGAAGAAAGGTAAAGCTTTGTAAGAGCGCCAAGAGAATCAAAACTAGAAGGCACTGACCCAGTAAGTGTATTCCGGGAAAGATCAAGAACTAACAGTTCCGATAACTGTCCCAATGCAGGAGAGATGGCACCGGCAAGACTATTACCAGACAGATACAAATAGTTCAGTTTACGCAAGTTACCGAGGGACGGAGGAATCGGGCCAATCACCGAGCATGACCGGAGATCTAGCCGTTGGAGTGCATTAAAGCTATTGCCGAACCAGTCGGGAATAGTGCCGGGAAGCGAAAACCCAGAAGCATTGAACTCCTGCAAGAGGGTCAAGTTGGCAAGGGAATCCAAAGCGAACTGTGGATTCTTCCGCCCGAGACGGGTTCTTCTCAGCCCGGACACAGTGATCCCAACCACCCGGCCATTCTGGCACTGGACACCGACCCATATCAAGCATGGGTCAGCCTTGAGGGGCCAGTCTTTGCTCCTGAGCCCCAGCGACGACCGTAGCTCGAGTAACGCTACACGTTCGACGTGGGAGCTCAGCCTCACCTGTTGCCGAGCTCCCGCACACCGAATCAATACGAACATGAATATCGCCACCATCACCAGAACTCGTCGAGCTTCTTCCATGGCTGTTTGTGATAATGTCCCGTTAATGTTCACCATGATCCACGGAGGTCCATCTTTGACTCTTCAGTGAAGAATTAATTCGGCCACAGGCCACTTTGACTGAAAAACACTTAATATCAGTAATAATAACACTAACAATAAACGCTTATCCATGGTTGCTCTGTAAAATTCTTTTACCTCCAATCACGAGCTCCGATTCTGCATTCGATACTGTACCTCTGTCCAACACCCGACAGCATTAAGATTCGTGTCTCTTTCTCTCGCTCTTCATTTTTGGTCCAAATTAAGTGATCTTAGAAGGCTTTTGCAGAAATCTATGTCCCAACTGTCAGTGCTCTGCACTGCAACGCCAAAACAATACAGGGTCGCTTCAAGAATCACTCACAGGAAGCTAGCAGAAAAACTGGGACTTGGGGTCCTGCTCAAAGTTGTGAGGTGCAAAGCTTGGAAGTGAGTTTTAGCTATGGCTGCCCCCTGGCTAGGCTTCTGAGTTTATATAATGCTGAAGTTCACTTCCAGCTAAAACACTGCCAGAGAAAAGGTTAAGGCAAGGTAGGCCACGCTTCTTCACCGCCCACGTATGAAGAAAACTGTGGTGAGTGTAATAGCTCATGTGGATGTGACACAAAGTATTGTGTCTGATATCTCTGACTATTCTTGAGGGTTCTTCCTTCATTATTGATTGGATCTTTTGAATGTATTTGATGACTTAAATGGTGTTTTCTAATCAGTGATTTGTGATGAATTATTGGTTTCACCTCTAATTAAATGAACTTTAATCCTTTGGAATCAGGAATCAGCCTTAATAAATTTTAgagaaattttcatttttctactaAATGGATACTAATACATATGACAATTTTTGCAATTGTTAACAAACTTAAATTGAATCAACTTAATCGGTCTGAATTGAACTATTTTTTAGAATCATACTCCTTAACAAAAAAATGATTTACAAATCACCTTTTACCTATTCTTTTATAAAtcttattaatgtgattgactgtattatttttttatataaaataacttatttaatcaattatattaattaaatatattataaatacataaaaataaatatacataacagAACATAACAAAACACGTGTAGCTCTTTGATTCgttttattacatatagtcaaatttttttatatttcttaaatattttattgatttaatttattaaaataattattttatattaaaaatatcgaCATCACcattatttttgcttttttttgtgccataaaaaaaatgaatagaacGTATAATTTGGGGGTAAAACGTCGTTTTCTATGGGCCAAAAAAAGGAGGTGGATAAAAAGTTGCCTCAACTACAGACTGTCGGATCTCTAGAGGTGCCGACCGATAAATGATCACACGCAAAAGATGCTTTCCACTTTATATACTgtgctaaatatttttattttattattatctttttcttttcttttcttttttatcttaatttattattatctatttattcccATGCAGACATCTTCGTGTTATTGGAAATAATTTATACgtgtttaaaatatataaattttgcaaaaattaactttttgaaataatttttttgaaagaaatgagaaaaagtagttcaagtttaaaatataagagacattttacaaaatttataagAGAAACATCcccatttttctaaattttaaaacttaattaaatataaaaataaataaataatgagaaAAATGAGTGTACATATatggagaaaataaattactataATATGAAAAGGAGTTACtatatcttctttttttataattattttaaacctattgagaaattaaaaaatataaaaaaaaaaatgtatgctcACTATATTCCTCtaacaaataatttttagaaatgttatatatagttatagagtaTGTTATAGAGAGCTCAAATATCGTGCATTCGTTTTGaaaagtaagtaaaatctattattaaaagattaattttttttatataaatctcgtatttatttatttttaaataattacacattttttatatatttacgactataattattaatttttcaatatttttagagTCTCGAGTTTCTCGGTGAAGAAATTATTTACGAtaaaatgatcaaaatgaaaataaatataaaattgaatttcaatttggtgGATGGTTACATAAAAGGAAGGAGAGACCGAGTCAAAGAGGGAAAAATTGCACGTGAACTAGATCAAGTCAATTTGTTGGCTGGAAAAAACGAGTCACGTGGAAAAATCTTGCGCTACAACTCGCCAAATTGAGAATGGTGATAGTAGCGTGGTGAGAACATTTCAGAGTAACATTAGATACTgtagcattatttttttaaaaaaattgagaattattattagaaaaatattttttttatgtattatttttttaaggagaGTATGCAAAACTTATATTTTCtagaattttaaatatcatttctcaattttttataCTTCTACTTTAAAtgcatattatatttttaaaataaaaaatccattcacaatttcttattttaatagaaaataatttgcAACTCTTAAAATGTAAATATCGTGCActgtatttaaaaataaataaataaataaatttgagattgaAAACCGACATTCTATTGGTGGACTATACTTTTTAGAATTTACATATTCTAAAACTGTATATAACAATATTCTATTTTACTATACCAAAATACACCAAAGGTGTGGAAGATTTAGAGCCCCATCAACTAATTAATagtatttcaactttttttataattaaaatgggTTATAAAACACATAATTCAAAACAACTTTAACAAAAAACCAATAGaaaaaaatcatcttaaaaaattatattcaaacaattttataattttatctatCAACTCTCACAAACTCAATGTATTACAtaattacaatttaaaaaaaaaaagtatttatttaatttattttatcaatttttacaaaatctaataagtaatctaaaaaaatagtgaaaaactGTCTCACTTCTCATTTGACCAAATACTGAATATaattctaagtttttttttgttttttttgtacACAACCAATAGGGGTACGAGCACATGGCAAGACATGTCCGTGGTAAATGTCTTTGTTTGATGAGGACTCCACGAACATTCATCTTCCCCTAAAACGTGACCACTTTTAATTAGCGCAAGTGCCGGTAGCCCCATCATTTCAACGCGTATAATCCCCATCTTTAGACCCCACTCCAcagcttttgttaaaaaaataaaatatattaatatctaatatttttaaaaataaaatagtaataataataataatttgttaacatttaaatattatttttaataccgTACCTATATGTCGATACGGCTGATATATGCTGTATTGGCTACTGGTCCAGTATAGAtaatacttatattttatattgttccAGATACCAACTCTATCGGTTGATATTTCGACTTGTACAGACCTATATTTCAGTCTGTACCAACTGATATttcggtttttaatttttcttttcatttttttaaattgtaatcttattttttaatcatcaattcagaacagattatttataatttatatatatttatgtatttatatataatttattcatatatatagagtattattttgtaatataatttttatatgtataatttattcatatatcgactattctgAAATGGTactaatatcaaaatatttcgtttcaatACCTTGACCGATATAGCCTCCAGTATGGTATTTAAAACTTTGAGTTTAAATGCATAAAtcttatataaatcatttgaaaaaagtgaaattacTATTAAAATATGGATAATTTAGTTTAAGATAGTTTTCATACTACAATTTAAGTGAAAGGCCATGACGATAGGTTGTTGTGCTAGTTTTTCCAATAATTCTAACGTGGAGTAGTTCCTTcatcctaaaaataaaattcgtttaaaataattgttattGAAGCTAGACTCAAATGGAAAACacatattttataacataatatcAAAAAGACTTGCAttaaataatgttaaatacGTCTTAAGGTGTGTAAAttctgtataattttttttccataaaatcTCTATAATTGGAGATAAGATTTAAGAGGAAGAGGTTAGAGCAAAAACTAATACTTCAAGCTTTTCTCAtggcaaaagaaaataaaactgaagaGTACTTGTCTGACTTGGCTTCTCCACGTGTCAATTGCTGCTTCCTTTGGAATTTTTTAGATGATTAAAAGaatcattattgtatttttcaaaaataaaaataaaaggggtTTTTTCCTATGCTACAAGACAAGTTTGATTGTAACATGTTAACAGCAGCTTTGTACAACACATAGAAATGCCAATTTGACTTGGTCTAAATCCATTGCAATATGATTTACATGAATGATTGATTGATTAATCAATAATCATCATCCAATTGCTAGTTTcaatgcattttatttatttattctaattatttatttttgtgttcacactttaaaatgatattaaattGCTAAGTGGAGTAGTATCCATCATTCACAATCATACATTATTTGCTTTAgataaagtagaaaaaaaaaataaaaataaaataaaaataaaataaaataaaaaaataaaataaaaccaaaaagattagattcatgccttttatttatttatttatttttaatgttttttccaTCCCAATTCCCACGTCTTAATCATCCCAAAGTCTCAATCGGGAATGGCAGTGGAACTATCTCAGAAGCTCCCTCCAAGATATGTCCCCTTCTGGGGCTTGTAAGACTTGGTCATCGTGATaagcagaaagaaaaaaattattaagaaaacTCAACTTGTAGCTGTAGACCACACAGCTTTTGATATtggataattttaatttatcttctaaattaatttttattttcttagagATATGGAGATTGTGGtttctacaaaaataaataataataattataatttaatatgatatattaaatctattttataataacaatacttatataatctcacaaataatataaaattac
Encoded here:
- the LOC122299148 gene encoding probable LRR receptor-like serine/threonine-protein kinase At2g16250, which produces MVNINGTLSQTAMEEARRVLVMVAIFMFVLIRCAGARQQVRLSSHVERVALLELRSSLGLRSKDWPLKADPCLIWVGVQCQNGRVVGITVSGLRRTRLGRKNPQFALDSLANLTLLQEFNASGFSLPGTIPDWFGNSFNALQRLDLRSCSVIGPIPPSLGNLRKLNYLYLSGNSLAGAISPALGQLSELLVLDLSRNTLTGSVPSSFDSLGALTKLYLSSNYLSGSIPAGLGKLSNLQYLNLSDNSFASSIPLQLGGLSQLVELDLSKNSLSGSLPVDLRGLRSLRRMNVEHNVLEGPLPDDLFMSLSSNIKATDAVFNLSNNQLYGSLNLSSLRKFRLVDLSDNYFQGMVLDASQTKATLDGNCLQVPGQRSLEECRQFYNERGLSFEAPETSKPNKRSIYIRVGLFGGIGFIVLLVFVTVLILRTCDKGVENQRGTANVGSVTEGDLPSLPKDPVSMICLGESFTYENMLLFTDDFSEANLIKHGHSGDLFHGFLVGGVPVVIKRVDLRSFKKESYMIELEFFSKVAHTRLVPLLGHCLEHENEKLLVYKDMPNGDLANSLHRVTNSKEEKLQSLDWITRLKIATGAAEGLAYLHECTPPIIHRDIQASSILLDDKFEVRLGSLSEVHVQEGDSRHNVLARFWRKPQISEQGPSGSSSATCAHDVYCFGKVLLELVTGKLGISKSDDDATREWLEQMLPYISSSDKELVTTIIDPSLIIDEDLLEEVWAMAIVARSCLNPKPSKRPPMKHVLKALENPVKVVREESFTSVRMRTMSSSSWSFAFFGSWQHSSSDGATNPGHTGTSGSRQSGRVNSHGSGGHDHSSSNKRLSSEIFPEPIEMLDLERQDEH